The genome window GTAAGCCTTTATCATCTTTCTTTAGCATATTACGGTCAGAATAGAACAAGGTTTTGAACTCAACTATTTGATTAGTAGTTCATTGCTGATGTAAATTTGTTGcaagaaaaatcaaaactattgaaagtaaaaatatttgaatagtaAACCAAACCTGAAAATAAAGGGTGACTGAGTCTAGCAAAGGACAAGTTGCAGCTAGCAGTTTCAGTCCATCTTCACCTAATGATCCACCCAAACCCACGGTTATTCTCCTTAGCTTTTTTAACGCAAATTTCAGAGCATCCAAAGAGACATAAGAAAATCCCCACCCAAATGTGATATCTTCAAATTGACATGACCTTCCTAGCTTCATATAAAAATCTTTTTGGAAACGAAACACGCTCCCATCACCCCTATATTCTGGTTCAAATAAATTCTTACAGTCTCTTACTCTCAAACAAGTCAAACCAGGATTTTTGCCAACAATGTAAGCCAAAGCGGCTGCAGAAACCTGTAATATTAAAAGAATAACAATactggatgaaaaatatttagCATAGTTCATGTAGAATAGTTGAAGTATGAATATAGGAATAAAAAGATAACTGCACATATTTCTGTTTGAGATGCTAATAACcataattttttctttatatatctTACTACCTATAAGTATACTTATTTGTTGATTTACAGTATTAAACACCTCACTACTGGAATGTAGACTCAACTGCTCAACAACATGCCTCAGCTCTGCAGTGTACAAATGACTATGTTCCCCATTGAAAGACAATTAGTCGGTACCAACcaataaataaatacaagtaTGATCTAATAGGCTTGATATATGAGTGACACTGAAACTTCCACCAAAAAGTGAAACTTAAAATCCACCTACAACTATTACACTAACACAGCAATGCTTCACCAGATAAAAAACTATGCATCACAAACAGCTAAACAGATAAACTTCAAAAGTTAACTGGATGCCCCAGTTTTTCTATCCCAAGTTCCATGAATGATTAGTAGCATCCAATTAACCCACAACACAAAACGACTTATCCCTGTTTATTATGTATGGCATCTGCAAATTAACTCTTTTACAAGATATGTTTACCGTCACAAAGGATTGTTACACACCTTAGTACATGTGATGTCAAGCATCTCCAAGGAAGAACCAGAGAAGCTATAAAGACCGCTATCAACAAGGTGTGTCCCCCTCAGACATAGACTACTCAGCTTGTGTGTCTGGGACATAAGGTCTGTAAGACATGGCTCGCTTACTCCTGTTAAAAGATGCTAACTCTTGTGAGCATACTTGTCTACTTGAAGGTGAAACTCTAAAAGCAGAAGCTGATTAGACTGAATATAGAACAGGATTTCTCATGACAGGTCTAGGATAGAGATTCTGTTATAAGAAAACAGAGCACAGAAACCTTGAATAATGACATATCTTAAGACAACTTTGATTAAATAAAAGGCATTACAAGAACAGGCGTGACACTGAATATTTTCACTAAACTTAAAGGCCCAAGTCCAAAGAGTTGGTTACAGCTCATATATAATTCAGCTGAGCAGTAAAATACAACCGTATTATCTTCAGAAATCTCTGCACTCTTGGAGTTAAAAGTCTAAAGACACAGCACTTTTTCGTTTCCACTGATAGTGGGAAACTTGATTGGTGCTTCCAGCCTTTAAGTATTTTCTGTTAAGCCTCTAGAAGAGCATGCACCAAAAGGAAAGAAAACTAAAACATAACACGCTATATATCCATGACTAGATGCCTGAAATCTGATAATTAACAATATATACAATGGtcaattttgttaaaaatgacaATTGATAATAAGCacgtcatttaaaaaaaaaaaaaaaaatcttaccCATGCAGCCACCCATATGCAGTTTCTGGAGTTTGTGAGCCAGTGACATAGAATTGTTTCCCTCAGTTTGTGCAGAAGCAAGTCTATCACCACCAGGAAGATGAGAACAGAGAGCCATGATTGAATTATCACCAAAAGAAGTTTCACAAACTACAATTGAGTGCAAGTTTATACATTCAAGTATAACAACTGCAATGCCACCATCAGATACCGAAGTACAGCCTTTAAGGTTGATGTAGCTTAATGAAACACATGCTCTGGAGAGAGATTGGAGATCATGATCTGGGAAACCACAGGGATAATATGTTACTAGAATAGATAAGATATTAGAGTGCATGCTCCACTTgaaattaaataacaattatCCCCTACTGATGCAGGACAACAAATAAAAGATTCAAATTACTGATGAATATATCACATCCTGCAGAAGAAGCAAACCACTCAACAAGATGTTTTAATGtcactccacaattttctgGCATCCGCTAACAGGAGAAGAGACATCTctgaattatatatttacaatataATCTCTCTCTAACCTTTGTGAGGAAaattaagaaaagaaaacatataCCTTATTTAACAAGGGTTTCCTACATGTTGAGGGAAGAAGACAATTGACCACTTGGCCAAGAATCAAATATTGGACCGACAAAGTATAGAAGAAAAAAATGCATTCAGGCTCCAAGTAGCATAGTGCTAGACTGACTTCATTATGGAAGTGTATAGTATATCTGATAGGCAGTGAAAGTCCCCGAGATTTTTCAAGAGCCTAAATAAATAGAACACTACACATGAAATaccacaaaattttaaaaaaaaaaggaaggaaGAAAGACTACTGATTCCTCATTACCTAAAACTGAAGACAGATTTTTTGGGGAAATGACCGCTATGCCAATaacattttctaaaaaatataccTTGGCACAATTCACAAGAATGTTTGCCATATGGCCAACAAGTATCAATTACTAatactttatttaaatttctttcCCTTAAGTTATATGTAACCTCTATGCTTACCTGTGACATCTATCCGCCCCTCCAGCGTGAGTTTAGCAATATTTGACGGCAAGCATCTAGCCATCAAAGATAGTGATGCAGTCGAAGGAATAGCAGCATAAGATACTGTTGGCATATGTGACAATACAGCTGGATATGATGATATAATTGTGATTTGTGATGATAAAACTGGACTTATATCCACAGTTAAATCAATGTCATGAAGCAATGGGCATCTCTGGACCAAGTGacacaatttttttgtttcaaagcGTAAATGATAAGCTGCCTTCAACATTCTTAATGATGGGAATGACCTGGAGAAACACTCGATAGCATCCTCAAGACATAGCATTGGACAATTGGAGATATCCACCTCATACACTGCTCTAAATGTCAAGAGCACAGGTAAAGCCTTCTGAACATAAACTTTAGCGCTACTAAGGGCATTATAGTTCATCGAAGATCTAATTGTCTTTGTCAACAATAGATCCCTATCatatgaagaaggaagcaaagaCAGAAGCAGGACTCCTAGTTTAATCTGTGGACAACCTGAAAGATCCAGTTGCTGGACAAGGGAAAACATGTTATTAGGAGAAACAGTCGAAGAACTAAATTTTAACAGACGTAGAGCATTTAGGCACACAACACATGCATATATACTATAAGTTTCTAACTTCCAAGCCTTCCATACCACATTTTCATTTAGGGGTACTTTAACTGCAGGAAATAGTCGAATATTATGTGGACAATTAAACTGAGTAGGCTCCTCGTACTCTACAGTCCATTTCCATAATATATGTCATTGCTCTTTCAAATTGATAGGCATTGATAATGCCTATAGCATTATTTTTTATGGCAATAATTTATTGGTCACTTTGACTTTTAGCATGTGTTTCAAGGTGCATAAAAAACAGCTTcacagttttttttaatttgttttttgcaTGAATATATTTATTCGAAAAAAGAATATTCAATGATAAATTGTGGAGCTATCTTTTCATGCACCTTAGAATACATGCAAGTCAAAGTGACAAAAAAACTGGGACGGAGTGCAAAATTAGTTGATgaattaacattttaaataCACGAGGAACACCAATTCTGGATGGAGCAGAATTACAAATAATACTTGATTAACTTCATGAGTTCATTCTGCATATCAATGGTTTGATGGAaagtagaatatattttttttaatcaaatgcGAACTTCTTAGCAGATAAAATGGGGGTAAATTGGAGAAAATTTCTTCCCAGCAAAGGTAGAAGGACTTCTAGCATTCATGGAGATACATGTCCATACATAGACGAGACTATATGATTGTATCTTCACCAACAGAAGTTTATGCATGCTCTATAGAGGTTATACTCACAAAAAGGAAGCGTTTGTTGTGCCAAGTATCTACATTGTTCAAGTGCAAACTCATCCTCAATTATTATCTCCTACAGAGAGGACTGCATATACACTACTAGTAATAGTTTCAACCTCTCATCCAAGCAGACAATACAAAAGACCGTAACCTTTTACCAAAAATTCAATAGTGGTCATTGGTCACAATTACCTCTaaatttatctgctaattgcaAGCGTGCTATAGTTATGCATTCTTCTCATAAAGGGGACTAATAAACTATTATTGTTTATGATAGaagaaaaaacacaaaaattgaAATGACTATCAAAGGATAAAAAGACAATATGAGCAAACAGCAAAAGTTTGCTTAATACAGATATACTAAATTCGTCAAGTCTGCCAGGAAGCATCCATGTTTACCCTATTTATTGGATTACAGATCTAAATGTAGGTAGATAATTGATAAAAGTGAAAGACTTCCAAGTGATAAGAAATGCTTAAATTCCAGCATTGACTAAAAGCCGCCCCTTGCATCTAGAACCCTGCTTCGGATTCGAGACTTAAATCacacaataaaaatacaaaatgaAAGATCTATCTTCCTAATTTGTGGTTTGGATCCCATCAGAATTCTAGTAGAAGTTCTCATCATTTTCATAACACAGTACCATTCTTGGGATTCTAACAATTCACTATTCCAATTATTTTTGAACTGCATCAATAGTCCTATGGTCTGCTCACTTGTTGAGATATAGATGGTGTGTAACACATTCTTCAGCAGAAAGTATAATACTCATTTGTTTTGAAGCCAATTAGCAGAGATTCCCAGAAGCTATATATCTGATACCAGAGCTTATGAAGTTTCTACAAACTAGTTGAATTGTAAAGGAGGAAAACTGAACAACTAGTAGTCTAGTGTGGTAGTACctaattaaattgaaaaatggAAAACACAACAAGTACGATCAAATAAatccaaaaaataattatgcaAAAAGATGAAATTAAAGGGTTTTACCAAACCAAGGGGTTTGACTAGTGTCTGTGTGTGCTGCATAGCTGCTGTGACTATTATACCAACTTGCAGGTTTTCTTCTGCCCATAGGCTTCTTTAGAAACGCTTTTTCTCACTTATAACTTACTAATGATTATAAAGATATATTAACATTAAAAGATGCTGCGATGACTACACATATTTAATGGCAAAATTCAAAGCCTCAAAGAGACAACCTTAGTATGTTCAGTTAGCCGAATTCTTAAATGGCACATGTCACCATCTCCAAAGACATTTATAGAGCTTTCTGAAGGAAGTGCCACCAAAGAAAAATTAGTCTGAATGCTTTCATCAAAGAACTTTGAGAAGTCACAGCAGCTTCTTTTTCCTAATAAACGtaccaacatatcatatatTACATAAAACTAAAACCAATAGGCTCAAACAGAAACACTGCtacaagaaaacaaaatataagaATGAAATACCAGTTGCAAACCACAATGGCAAAAGGCTGACCCGGATCtgtaaatcaaaataaaatgtaattcagtttaaaagaaaaaagaaacattCAGATATGTCAAGCCAGGTGATATATACTAACTGCAAAATGAACCGACTTATCAGTGATTACTGGAGTTTCTTACAGTACCCAAAACAAAGTGGTGGAATAcatgtaaaccagcatataatGGTATGTTAGAAACTTTTAACATAGCAGTGGTAAGTACATGATAACGTATAATCATAAGAGCCCTCTTGACTTTACAGATAAAGAACTGTATATAGAAGTGCTTGATTGTTCTTTATTGAATTGTATGATATCTGAAGCTATCCACTAAATAACCTGCCTGAGCTGCATATTACAGTAAAGGTACAGCCTCAAACATTTTGGTACTTAATATTGACTTGTTAAAAATTACAATTTCATTATATGAATGGATCTCCTTTCTTCCAATACAAGTAAGCTAATAACTGATTCTGAGACTTCACAAACTCATACTTCTCATCACTTAGGCAACCAGGACCTAGAGGTTCCAAATAATGCTAGCTTTAGGAGGGTCAATATTATGCCCCAAAAAATACAAGCAGAATTAATAAAATGACTACTCTTTCCTATATTCAAAAAGGTTTGCAGAGTTAGATAATTATGTTTCTGTTTTGGCATTGTTTAGATGTGGACCCTGTGTAAAcgcataaaaaaataaaattaaaagtattCACTTCTAGTATCAGACATCAATTCACTGAACACTTCAATCCCTAACGGCTAATGTGGTGCCATTACTTGTTAAATTAATGAGATCTTAAGTATACATATGTCTTTTCTTATGAAGCTTATAGAGTAGTATCCATTCTATTGAATGTCTGGTGAGCAACAATTGAACCCATGACCTAGGACCTGGGACTGACAGCCGCCTTACCACAAGGCTATCCCATCACGCCCAGTATACATGTGTTCAGATAGTGGGGTTCTATACTTATTAGTTATTACCTATATGTTCCATCACGGATATATTATGCAGGGGTCTGTCCAACTGATAGTTATATTAAAAAACTCTGACATCATTAACTTCTTCGGAATAACCTTTCTTTTGGAATAACCTGATTGAAAGATAATTTAATCTCATAAATGTTAACTTCTCATATACCTGTTGTAAGATTTCAACGCGGTCATCTCCACTGATATGTTCTACATTACCACCAAGCCAAACTAGAATAGCATCAGTAAGATGCTTCTCActgtttaaaagaaaaaaagcaTGGATATTAATagtctattataaaatatatatacaaagtaCCACTTGAAAATAACAAACCTGTGCACAGTTAATTGGGGATTCTTTAAGCAACAAAGTAATAAATTGTACGGAATGTCACGGAAGGAGATACAAGTAACAGCCCACATCTGATAGAAGAAGGCATCATCACCAGTTAAttaaagaaataacataggAAAACAAATATTATGAGTCATCGCATAAATCAGATATTCTTTTGGccaaaataaatttgatttccTTGCATGATTTTATCTCCAACTTTCACCTCCCCTCTACTTACATTTGCACATATTGAAGACTTTTGAATCATTACActttataaaataaagtattattTGTGACAGCTTAATGTTATTTAATGGTATACTGGTATTAGTGGTATGGGTGTCATACACAAGTGCGGATCCAAATGTCAGATTCTTAGTTTTAAGATATTTAGGGTTCTTTCATAAGGATCCGGAATTCAGTAATGATACAGGGACTCAGCTAGTAAGCATAACATAAGTAAAACTTTATATAGAATGATTCATTGTACACTCATAAAAATATTTCTACAACATATAAATCGTATACACTTaagtatatatgttatatatctaGACAAAAGAAGAATAACATAAATAACAAGTCACTCACGGGCCTTGCTCTCTATAATCAAGCTGCAAGGAGACCTTGTATTACATTTGGAACTGGGATACTACTAGTTGAAGCATCCGGTTTTAATAAGAAGTATCCAACTCAGATTCCATACCCACAACCATGTCATGTCCGTGGGTCACATGTATAAGAAAAAAGTGGAGAGTCCAGGTAGGAGCCTTATTGCACGGCTCTAATACGAAAAAATAGAACAATAAGTAACTACTGCTTAAAGAATGCTTATTATACTGTGCAACTACCCTGTAAGGCATCAATACCTCTATATGTCATCTATTTAGCCCTAACTATCAGATTATATGTGTAAACAAGTAATATCCATAATAGGCCAAGCACATACGAAGTTCTTTGCAAGATAATTTGTGCACAGTTCCGGAAAAGAATCATTTGCTGCAATAATTTAGGATCACACAGTCAGATATCATAAAAGATGCCACATTCGATATGTCTGTGTGCGCACACACGGGTGTGGTTGGGTGTTCATGTATATATGGTAATAccgtaaaaaaaactaaaaatcacccgTTACTAATATCGTGAGAGTCTCCATAAAGATATGATATTCTCACCCTGCTCCAAACAAAACTTCCAAATATCAATCAAACTGCTTAGTTGCAGAGACGGAAACTCCTTGACTGAAGTAACTTCAGTAAGCCACATCTTACAATTCAGGAGAAGCATGTCAACTCCAAAATATAAGGCACCCTGATAGCAAGCAAAAAAACATTTCCGCAACTTGTTAATTAACTGCCTTGTATGCTATGTATTACGTAAAGCACAGTATATAGTTTTCAGATATGTGAAAAAGTGTTCACAATATTTACACCTAACACGTAATCTTGTGCAAAACTTTAAGCGTGAGTAAAGCACATTCGTGCTATTACCTCAAACAATGGTAGAAAAGTATCAGACGTGATCTCCACCGAATAACCATATATAAACTTGAAGAGATTTAAAAGAAATTGTGGATTCCACTGGACCGATATGCAATCAAAGCTCGAGTCACTGCACAATAGATTCACACTTACACATAAAACAACAAACTATCTCCGCCTACAAACTCTACTGATTTCTAGAATTCACTAAACATATAAACGTAATCGGccaaacaaatacaaaaatatataaaaaggaaCCGAGAAGCGACGTTGAAAAAAAGTTAGTTACCTGAAGCTGCCGCATAATAGTCCGCGAAAATAAGTAGATGATTCAATTAGCCTGAATGcatacataaattataattcaactTAAAACTAAAAGCGAGGGagggagagcgagagagagggagagggagggagagagcgagagagagagagagatgcctGTTGCGATGAGCTTTGATAGTGATGATTTGGCGAGCATGAAGTGAGGCCAAGTTCCAGGTGTGAATAACGGCCGTTGATAGGATAACATCGGCGGCGGCGGAACGAACGGCGGTGATTTCAGGATCGATGCATTTGACAACGATCCATTCATCCTCTGAACTCGAGGCCATGTTAGAACAACTACGCAATGAGTAGACTCACCGGTCAATTTAATGGAGTTTTAAGACTTGTGCGACACTAATTTCTACCGTCGCAGCATCTCCCTACTGTACTTTACGACAATAGTAGTATATGGAAAATTCGAAGTTTATTGGTGGCCCGTGTGTATTTTGGGGAGATTTATTTCACCGCAAATCATGTATCTAACGGTAACAAATTTCTATCAGGTTTAGTTCGTTTTGTGGAAGGTTAAAATGAATATTTGTCATTTTTCtgtttgaatattttatttattctaaCGGTAAAACGTTagatatgataaaaatttaaaattctttatatcaaataataattataatataataaatttaataaactaTCTCAACATATGTATGTTGTGATAACACATTTAAAGGAATAGAAATATTTgaagaatatatttattatgaaatataaaataatttaatagaaGCTTATATCCTTTTCAAGAATCGTTAAAAGAAGTAAAACATTTTAGACTATTATAACTTACGTCTCATGTATAATTGTTTGTAAGATACATTGTTACGTGCTATTGATATTTTAAACAAGCGTTGTTGTGATTTTTGAAATGTATCTTGGACCAGTAAAAACAAGTATACATattaagatttaatatataattataaaaacaagTATACATattaagatttaatatataattatactccCCAAATTAAACGATTTAAGTGCCTCTTAATTTGAATATCATCCAGAAATTCAAAATGTTTATTTTACAAGTGGTGCCAAAACCATGGATAACAACAGTATTTCAGCAACATTGATTTTCCAGATCATAGACGAGACCAGCTCATCCTCTCACCCAAATTTACATTATAAGCCTAAGACTAATAACTAGTATTACACTAGCACCGTAAGAAGTGATGATTATTGCTAGAACGACTCAAAGTTCTCTAACTCCAGATTCTCACCTGTAGCTCCAAGTTGATTAGCCCCCTTTCCGGCACGAAGAATTTTCGGAAGTGACTCATAAGGCTCTGGTACTTCAGGCGGAACTGCACATCGAATCAACGCCCAGTTAAGGCCTTCAAAGAAGGGGTGCTGCTTGATTTCAGCAGCACCTCTTGAATATCCCAAACGGTATTCAGGTTCCTTCACCAATAGCCCTCTGATGAGATCCCTTGCCTGAAAACTCACAATAGGGGTGTCTGGAAATTGCAGGTTCTGCAATACCACATTTGCTAATGTTTCTTCATTTCCTATGCCTTTAAAGGGTGTCTTCCCATACAGAAGCTCGTAAAGAAATACGCCAAACGTCCACCAATCAACAGCGCTTCCATGACCTTCTCCTTTGATAATCTCTGGAGCAAGATATTCATGTGTACCAACAAAAGAATTGGATCGAGCCTCTGTTGGTTCAGCCACGAGTACCGGTAATGATCTCATACGGATTGCATGATCAGTTTTTGCCTTCCTCAATTTTCCAGTAACAGGTAAAATCCTAGGGCTGAAGCATGAGAGTTGACAAGAGGGCTTCATGCAGAAAGGATCTATGCACTTGGATCCCGCACAAGGACCAGATACCCGTGGAGGTTCTGTGACCAAAGAATATGATTTCAGGAGCATAGGGTTTACGGAACACCTAAGAGAAAGGTCAAAATCGGAAAGCATGATGTGCCCATCTTCTCGAACCAGAATGTTCTCTGGTTTTAAATCTCGGTATACAATGCCAAGCATGTGCAAGTATTCAAGGGCAAGGAGGACTTCAGCAACATAAAATCTATATATCCAAGAAAAGAAATTAGTTTGTGAAGAAACACCAAACATATTAAAGTAAAGGAGTTATTCCATCTCAAAAGTAAACAgcaatttgaaaaataatattctgAGCATGAGATATGAGATATACCATGTTCTAATTTTAAGTTTCATAATATCTTCTCTTACTGGCCTTTTATGCATAGTTCTAGGTTTTTAAGAGAGACAGTGGCATAGATGTACCATGAAAGGTTCATACCTTGCAGCTTCTTCAGGAAAGTATCTGCAGGGTTGCTTCTGTCGGAGTACATGCAGATCTCCGCCTGGACAATACTCCAAAACTAGACATGACAAATT of Daucus carota subsp. sativus chromosome 3, DH1 v3.0, whole genome shotgun sequence contains these proteins:
- the LOC108215210 gene encoding BTB/POZ domain-containing protein FBL11 isoform X3, with amino-acid sequence MASSSEDEWIVVKCIDPEITAVRSAAADVILSTAVIHTWNLASLHARQIITIKAHRNRLIESSTYFRGLLCGSFSDSSFDCISVQWNPQFLLNLFKFIYGYSVEITSDTFLPLFEGALYFGVDMLLLNCKMWLTEVTSVKEFPSLQLSSLIDIWKFCLEQANDSFPELCTNYLAKNFMWAVTCISFRDIPYNLLLCCLKNPQLTVHSEKHLTDAILVWLGGNVEHISGDDRVEILQQIRVSLLPLWFATGKRSCCDFSKFFDESIQTNFSLVALPSESSINVFGDGDMCHLRIRLTEHTKQLDLSGCPQIKLGVLLLSLLPSSYDRDLLLTKTIRSSMNYNALSSAKVYVQKALPVLLTFRAVYEVDISNCPMLCLEDAIECFSRSFPSLRMLKAAYHLRFETKKLCHLVQRCPLLHDIDLTVDISPVLSSQITIISSYPAVLSHMPTVSYAAIPSTASLSLMARCLPSNIAKLTLEGRIDVTDHDLQSLSRACVSLSYINLKGCTSVSDGGIAVVILECINLHSIVVCETSFGDNSIMALCSHLPGGDRLASAQTEGNNSMSLAHKLQKLHMGGCMGVSEPCLTDLMSQTHKLSSLCLRGTHLVDSGLYSFSGSSLEMLDITCTKVSAAALAYIVGKNPGLTCLRVRDCKNLFEPEYRGDGSVFRFQKDFYMKLGRSCQFEDITFGWGFSYVSLDALKFALKKLRRITVGLGGSLGEDGLKLLAATCPLLDSVTLYFQVLWDSIIIDVIMLFRNLQEISLCYCFELPELNRSFTAGLRTSEFRISRDNFMRLARLDFNLFRGTGYSEEFYSWCCFKVANAAESIPRLV